The proteins below come from a single Psychrobacter sp. FDAARGOS_221 genomic window:
- a CDS encoding periplasmic nitrate reductase, NapE protein, translated as MQTKEQPIKRQWLTALVMSFIALPIIALLFICAYGFIVWFGQMLFWGPPT; from the coding sequence ATGCAAACTAAGGAACAACCTATCAAGCGTCAATGGTTAACAGCGCTGGTTATGTCTTTTATTGCCCTGCCAATCATCGCTTTATTATTTATTTGTGCGTATGGCTTTATTGTTTGGTTTGGCCAAATGCTATTTTGGGGTCCGCCAACCTAA
- a CDS encoding M48 family metallopeptidase: MKKFLIRSTLAASLSVMALTGCSSTTNSGVLGSERQQLLLVSNEQIMQAATQGYNELIQDAQRKRILDTDPALSARLNRISRNLIQQVGLYRADATKWNWEVHTIKSNEMNAFVLPGGKIMFYTGIVNNLQLTDAEIAAIMGHEMAHAIREHSREKASSQQLTQVGLGVAASVFGLSQGQAQAASIVSDLGINLPNSRTQESEADKIGLVLMAKAGYDPNAAVTLWEKMSKASQGAPPQFLSTHPSSTTRINTLRSLIPSVMPYYKNS, encoded by the coding sequence ATGAAGAAATTTTTAATTCGAAGTACCTTAGCTGCATCATTGTCAGTGATGGCCTTAACCGGCTGCAGCTCTACTACTAACTCAGGTGTGTTAGGTAGTGAAAGACAGCAGCTGCTACTGGTATCAAATGAGCAAATCATGCAGGCAGCTACTCAGGGTTACAACGAGTTGATACAGGATGCCCAGCGAAAACGTATATTAGATACCGACCCAGCACTAAGCGCCCGTTTAAATCGCATTTCACGTAACTTAATTCAGCAAGTCGGATTATATCGTGCTGATGCCACCAAATGGAATTGGGAAGTTCATACTATTAAGTCTAATGAAATGAATGCTTTCGTATTACCCGGTGGTAAAATTATGTTCTATACCGGTATTGTTAATAATCTACAGCTAACCGATGCTGAGATTGCAGCGATTATGGGTCATGAAATGGCGCACGCTATTCGTGAGCACTCACGTGAAAAAGCCTCTAGCCAGCAGCTAACTCAGGTTGGCTTAGGTGTGGCAGCCAGCGTATTTGGTCTGTCTCAAGGTCAAGCCCAAGCAGCATCTATTGTCAGTGACTTAGGTATTAACTTGCCTAACAGTCGTACTCAAGAGTCTGAAGCAGATAAAATTGGTTTAGTATTAATGGCGAAAGCGGGTTACGATCCAAACGCTGCAGTAACTCTATGGGAGAAAATGAGTAAAGCTAGCCAAGGTGCGCCACCACAATTCTTAAGCACTCACCCATCAAGCACCACACGTATCAATACTTTAAGATCACTTATCCCTAGCGTGATGCCTTACTATAAGAATAGCTAA
- a CDS encoding BolA family protein translates to MQVYNEVIERMQTLEPEHIELINESMNHAGYFEGKESHFKLTVVSDAFTGKRLVARHQLIYQLTNELMTAQGGTIHALAIHAYTPEEWQQLQQDNQGVPASPQCAGQNKP, encoded by the coding sequence TTGCAAGTATATAATGAAGTGATTGAGCGCATGCAGACGCTTGAGCCTGAGCATATTGAGCTGATCAATGAGTCGATGAATCATGCCGGCTATTTTGAGGGTAAAGAAAGCCACTTTAAGCTAACCGTGGTGAGTGATGCCTTTACTGGTAAGCGTCTAGTGGCAAGACATCAGCTGATTTATCAACTGACTAATGAGCTTATGACTGCTCAAGGTGGCACCATTCACGCGCTTGCGATTCATGCCTATACGCCAGAAGAATGGCAGCAGTTGCAACAAGATAATCAAGGTGTGCCTGCCAGTCCACAGTGTGCGGGGCAAAACAAACCTTAA
- a CDS encoding SirB2 family protein encodes MKHFHLLMVLITLILFVWQAYLALSGTAGFSKKLKIATHIVYTFLIVSGALTVMPLLSTNAPLQWVMAKIILLLAAISASIKAFRATATPAQVKAGVFIAAIAYFGILVLAVVKPANFI; translated from the coding sequence ATGAAACACTTTCACCTACTTATGGTGTTAATCACGCTTATATTGTTTGTATGGCAGGCTTATTTGGCTTTATCTGGAACCGCCGGTTTCAGTAAAAAGTTAAAAATAGCGACCCATATTGTGTACACCTTTTTGATTGTTTCTGGTGCATTGACCGTCATGCCGCTGTTGTCGACCAACGCCCCACTACAGTGGGTAATGGCCAAAATTATATTACTCCTAGCGGCAATAAGTGCTAGTATTAAAGCATTTAGAGCGACGGCAACACCAGCGCAAGTGAAGGCAGGTGTGTTTATCGCTGCGATTGCCTATTTTGGTATATTGGTCTTGGCCGTGGTCAAACCAGCTAACTTTATATAG
- the fabF gene encoding beta-ketoacyl-ACP synthase II: MSQPVSNVKNSTTPTKPAHFERDDHQRVVITGMGAITPLGLDVATTWQRLINGESGIKPITHFDASDYRTQFSGSIEGFDASQYMATKEARRYDTFVHYGIAAASMALKQAGFIDGVSAEPALVENVDPNRIGVIIGSGIGGIQTIEDNRDTLAQKGPRRVSPFCLPGSIINMASGMVAIKHGLRGPNLATATACTSAAHAIGLAARLIAYGDCDVMLAGGSEKGSSNLGMAGFASMGALSTRNDDPTRASRPFDKDRDGFVLGDGSGVLVLESLAHAKARGATILAELVGFGMSDDAHHITAPPTDGDGAARAMQTAINDAGIDACEVGYVNAHGTSTPVGDIAESQAIEGLFSQCPQMPLVSSTKSMTGHLLGAAGAVEAIFTVMALQEQIIPPTINLDNVDEQCRLDYVPYKARSVSDLNYALSNSFGFGGTNGSLLFARWQQ; this comes from the coding sequence ATGAGTCAGCCCGTATCAAACGTCAAAAACAGCACCACACCAACCAAGCCTGCACACTTCGAGCGTGATGATCATCAGCGTGTGGTCATTACTGGTATGGGTGCGATCACGCCTTTGGGATTGGATGTCGCCACTACTTGGCAACGTCTTATCAATGGCGAAAGTGGTATCAAGCCCATTACTCACTTTGATGCCTCCGATTACCGTACTCAGTTCTCAGGTAGTATCGAAGGCTTTGATGCCAGCCAGTATATGGCAACCAAAGAAGCGCGCCGCTATGATACGTTTGTGCATTATGGTATAGCCGCAGCCAGTATGGCACTGAAGCAAGCCGGATTTATTGATGGCGTATCTGCAGAGCCTGCACTGGTAGAAAATGTCGACCCAAACCGCATTGGTGTCATCATTGGCTCAGGTATTGGCGGTATTCAAACCATTGAAGACAACCGTGATACTTTGGCTCAAAAAGGCCCACGCCGAGTATCTCCTTTTTGCTTACCTGGCTCTATTATCAATATGGCCTCAGGTATGGTAGCCATCAAGCATGGCTTACGCGGTCCTAACTTAGCCACTGCGACAGCTTGTACCTCTGCAGCACATGCCATTGGTCTAGCAGCACGTTTGATTGCCTATGGTGATTGTGATGTTATGCTAGCGGGCGGCAGTGAGAAAGGCTCAAGTAACTTGGGTATGGCCGGTTTTGCCTCTATGGGCGCACTGTCTACGCGCAATGATGACCCTACTCGTGCCAGCCGACCTTTTGATAAAGACAGAGACGGCTTTGTTCTCGGTGATGGCTCTGGCGTCCTAGTATTAGAAAGCTTGGCCCACGCCAAAGCTCGTGGTGCGACGATTTTAGCAGAGCTGGTTGGCTTTGGCATGAGTGATGACGCGCACCATATTACAGCGCCACCAACCGATGGTGATGGCGCCGCTCGAGCGATGCAAACCGCTATTAATGATGCCGGTATTGATGCTTGTGAAGTCGGTTATGTTAATGCGCATGGCACCAGTACACCTGTCGGTGATATTGCAGAGTCGCAAGCCATTGAAGGTTTATTTAGCCAGTGCCCTCAAATGCCGTTGGTCAGCTCAACTAAGTCTATGACGGGTCACTTACTGGGTGCCGCAGGTGCAGTAGAAGCCATCTTTACGGTGATGGCACTGCAAGAGCAAATCATACCGCCGACCATTAATTTAGATAATGTCGATGAGCAGTGCCGTTTAGACTATGTTCCTTATAAGGCGCGTTCTGTGTCTGACCTCAACTATGCGTTATCGAATAGCTTTGGCTTTGGCGGTACCAATGGCTCGTTATTGTTTGCGCGTTGGCAGCAGTAA
- the uvrC gene encoding excinuclease ABC subunit UvrC, whose amino-acid sequence MVNKSASAVDDKQARLKHMIKRLPNLPGVYKMLGKNGDILYVGKAKSLKSRVNSYFAKTIDHPKTRALVSRIHNIDTIITRGETEALLLEQNLIKEHRPPYNVLLRDDKSYLYVFISADKPFPRLAYGRGKAKHQKGKFFGPYPSAYAAKETLTLMQKMFQMRQCTNTFFRQRKRPCLEYQIKRCRAPCVGLVTPEEYAEDVNNTIRFLKGESSDIHQVLINKMEAAAEEMAFEKAALYRDQLSMLREVQSRQAVYTVAGEADVISIASQAGITCVNVLTVRGGRVLGGKNYFPDVDSSEPLADNLSAFISSFYFQVTDDLPPEIIISHELPDQEALQQALMTHFDSKTVIKTVVREHRAEWLDLAKLNANNALKTKLGDYLELHARFSALKEVLEPVSQSNISTIECFDISHTMGEATIASCVVFDQGGARKRDYRQYAIHGVQDGDDYAAMAQALTRRYKKHPLPDILLVDGGKGQLNMAKEVLTELGILNETLLIGVAKGEGRKAGLEVLHFIEHEPLDLPMDSKALHLIMNIRDEAHRFAITAHRKKRDKRRSSSVLEAIPGLGEKRRRDLLNHFGGLQQLLGASQQELEGVKGIGKVMANTIYKVLHE is encoded by the coding sequence ATGGTTAATAAATCTGCATCAGCAGTTGATGATAAACAAGCCCGTCTTAAACATATGATTAAGCGTCTGCCAAATTTACCCGGCGTCTATAAAATGCTCGGTAAAAATGGCGACATTCTGTATGTGGGCAAAGCAAAGTCACTTAAGAGCCGAGTTAATAGTTATTTTGCAAAGACTATTGATCATCCCAAGACACGTGCACTGGTATCACGCATACACAATATCGACACCATTATTACCCGCGGCGAGACTGAAGCCTTGCTGCTTGAGCAAAACTTAATCAAGGAGCATCGTCCGCCTTATAACGTCTTGCTGCGTGATGATAAGTCCTATCTGTATGTCTTTATTTCTGCTGATAAGCCGTTTCCACGATTGGCTTATGGACGCGGTAAAGCCAAACATCAAAAGGGTAAGTTCTTTGGCCCTTATCCCTCTGCTTATGCGGCAAAAGAGACGCTGACCTTGATGCAAAAGATGTTTCAAATGCGTCAATGTACCAATACCTTTTTCCGTCAGCGCAAACGCCCTTGCTTAGAGTATCAAATCAAACGCTGCCGAGCGCCTTGCGTGGGCTTAGTGACGCCAGAAGAATATGCAGAAGATGTTAATAACACCATCCGCTTTTTAAAAGGTGAGTCGAGCGACATTCACCAAGTATTAATTAATAAGATGGAAGCTGCCGCTGAAGAGATGGCGTTTGAAAAAGCGGCGTTATATCGAGACCAACTGTCGATGCTGCGTGAAGTGCAATCGCGACAAGCGGTGTATACCGTTGCTGGTGAGGCTGACGTGATCTCTATAGCCAGTCAAGCAGGCATTACCTGTGTCAACGTATTGACTGTGCGTGGTGGACGGGTATTGGGTGGTAAGAACTACTTCCCTGACGTGGATAGCAGTGAACCACTAGCAGACAATCTATCGGCCTTTATTAGCTCGTTCTACTTTCAGGTCACGGATGACTTGCCACCAGAAATTATTATTAGCCATGAGCTACCGGATCAAGAAGCTTTGCAGCAAGCATTAATGACTCACTTTGACAGTAAAACAGTGATTAAGACTGTGGTGCGTGAGCATCGAGCAGAGTGGTTGGACTTGGCTAAATTAAATGCCAATAATGCGCTAAAAACCAAACTCGGTGATTATCTAGAGCTACATGCCAGATTTAGCGCCTTAAAAGAAGTACTTGAGCCGGTCAGCCAGAGTAATATCAGTACCATTGAGTGCTTTGATATCTCGCATACCATGGGTGAGGCGACCATTGCCAGTTGTGTGGTATTTGACCAAGGTGGGGCGCGCAAGCGTGATTACCGTCAATATGCGATTCATGGCGTGCAAGACGGTGATGATTATGCAGCGATGGCGCAAGCCTTGACCCGCCGCTATAAAAAGCATCCATTACCCGATATCTTACTGGTAGATGGCGGTAAAGGGCAGCTGAATATGGCCAAAGAGGTACTCACTGAACTGGGTATCTTAAATGAAACGCTGCTAATTGGTGTGGCCAAAGGCGAGGGTCGTAAAGCTGGGCTTGAGGTACTGCACTTTATTGAGCATGAGCCTTTAGACTTACCGATGGACTCAAAAGCGCTGCATTTAATTATGAATATCCGTGATGAAGCGCACCGCTTTGCGATTACCGCGCACCGTAAAAAGCGTGATAAGCGCCGCTCATCTTCGGTATTAGAAGCTATTCCAGGCCTAGGTGAGAAGCGTCGCCGTGATTTGCTGAATCACTTTGGTGGGTTACAGCAACTATTGGGTGCTTCTCAGCAAGAGCTAGAGGGTGTAAAAGGCATCGGTAAAGTCATGGCCAATACCATCTATAAGGTATTGCATGAATAA
- a CDS encoding DUF3360 family protein codes for MNKDSGQAFNDDVTPISGTYKELHKPSSSFESRDAYLNHELQIMQPKRWRPNLPFRDYNFEFEDTIPALAATIGKVVMVGAIAATFAGALNLGDAFILENVRYELLIVSFFVILFSGFILPTANLAGTHGPLIPLIPIVVLAGGHPMAFGLLIGLFGLILAISKGGSLLANLTSKGVCGGLLLYLGFIGTTSQVSKLLAWSEDINMPHIAFIVILGTIVLYAILENYQKRWLAVPLSCFLGGCTAYLLGAPFHFETGPGMPELSPMYWWGENTGWMLGLPNLESFMVVLPFAVLAVAMWSPDFLGHQVFQKISYPKRTERVIMDIDDTMASASVRQVVGSVLGGANFTSSWGTYIVPAAIAKRPIPAGAILTGLFCIIAAVWGYPMDLAIWEPVMCVALVVGVFIPLLEAGMEMTREGKTTQSAAIVVFASALVNPAFGWSLTVLLDNMGLIGSKERSAGLSRMSRWIIPAFMFILLTAVMAMVGMLPGIPALMSSFRH; via the coding sequence ATGAATAAGGACTCAGGGCAGGCCTTTAACGACGATGTCACGCCTATCTCAGGCACTTATAAAGAACTCCATAAACCCAGCTCTAGCTTTGAAAGCCGTGATGCCTATCTGAATCATGAGCTTCAAATCATGCAGCCGAAGCGCTGGCGTCCCAACCTTCCTTTTCGCGACTACAATTTTGAATTTGAAGATACCATTCCTGCCTTAGCAGCGACGATTGGTAAAGTTGTGATGGTGGGGGCTATTGCAGCAACTTTCGCAGGTGCGCTAAATTTAGGTGATGCTTTCATCTTAGAAAACGTCCGTTATGAATTATTAATCGTGTCGTTTTTTGTTATTTTATTCTCTGGTTTCATTCTACCCACTGCGAACTTAGCAGGGACGCACGGTCCGCTTATTCCACTAATTCCGATTGTGGTATTAGCCGGAGGTCACCCAATGGCCTTTGGTTTATTAATTGGTCTATTTGGTTTAATACTGGCGATCAGTAAGGGTGGTAGTTTGCTCGCTAACTTGACCAGTAAAGGGGTGTGTGGGGGACTACTGCTGTACCTCGGGTTTATTGGAACCACTTCGCAAGTTTCTAAACTATTGGCATGGTCTGAAGATATCAATATGCCGCATATCGCGTTTATTGTTATTTTAGGCACCATCGTGTTGTATGCGATTCTAGAGAACTACCAAAAACGCTGGTTGGCAGTACCATTAAGCTGTTTCTTAGGTGGTTGTACCGCTTATCTGTTAGGCGCACCTTTTCATTTTGAAACTGGTCCAGGTATGCCAGAATTGAGCCCTATGTATTGGTGGGGTGAGAACACAGGTTGGATGCTAGGTTTGCCTAACCTTGAAAGCTTTATGGTTGTACTACCTTTTGCGGTACTGGCAGTTGCTATGTGGTCGCCTGATTTCTTAGGTCACCAGGTATTCCAAAAGATCAGTTATCCAAAGCGCACTGAGCGTGTGATCATGGACATTGACGATACTATGGCCAGTGCTTCAGTACGTCAGGTTGTCGGTTCTGTGCTAGGTGGCGCTAACTTTACCTCATCTTGGGGTACTTATATTGTACCGGCAGCTATTGCCAAGCGTCCGATTCCAGCTGGTGCGATTTTAACTGGTTTATTCTGTATCATTGCTGCAGTTTGGGGCTATCCAATGGACTTAGCTATTTGGGAGCCTGTGATGTGTGTGGCGTTAGTTGTGGGTGTATTTATTCCACTTCTAGAAGCGGGTATGGAAATGACACGTGAAGGTAAAACCACTCAGTCTGCTGCTATTGTTGTTTTCGCATCAGCTTTGGTTAATCCAGCCTTTGGTTGGTCATTGACCGTGTTACTTGATAATATGGGTCTGATTGGTTCTAAAGAGCGTAGTGCTGGCCTAAGCCGCATGAGCCGTTGGATTATTCCAGCCTTTATGTTCATCTTATTGACAGCGGTGATGGCAATGGTCGGTATGTTGCCAGGTATCCCAGCATTAATGTCGAGCTTTAGACATTAA
- the rplS gene encoding 50S ribosomal protein L19 — protein MSNVHPLVQAVENSQLLERPNFSTGDTLVVQVKVREGERERLQAFEGVVIAKRNRGLNSSFTVRKISSGIGVERAFQLHSPIIHSIEVKRRGAVRRAKLYYLRERSGKSARIREKLSLRREGVQSKTDAGVPDATETAPGI, from the coding sequence ATGAGTAATGTACACCCATTAGTACAAGCAGTTGAAAATTCTCAACTATTAGAGCGTCCAAACTTCTCTACTGGTGATACGCTAGTGGTTCAAGTAAAAGTTCGTGAAGGTGAGCGTGAGCGTCTTCAGGCTTTTGAAGGTGTGGTTATCGCTAAGCGTAACCGTGGTTTGAATTCATCTTTCACCGTTCGTAAAATCTCAAGCGGTATCGGTGTTGAGCGTGCATTCCAGCTACATTCACCAATCATCCACAGCATTGAAGTGAAACGCCGTGGTGCCGTACGTCGTGCGAAACTTTACTACTTACGTGAGCGTTCAGGTAAATCTGCACGTATTCGTGAGAAGCTGTCTCTACGCCGTGAAGGTGTTCAGAGCAAAACTGATGCTGGCGTTCCAGACGCAACTGAAACAGCACCAGGTATTTAA
- the trmD gene encoding tRNA (guanosine(37)-N1)-methyltransferase TrmD yields the protein MYFSVITILPEMFSAISDYGITGRAVQNKQVVIDCINPRDFTTDNYRRIDERPFGGGPGMVMMAEPLAKAIKFAKSQASKHGCRTQAEHCPVVYLSPQGDKLDEETVISLRDYDAMILLCGRYEGIDERLLQRYVDMEISIGDFVLTGGELPAMVLMDSVIRRLPDVMGDAKSAEQDSFVEGLLDCPHYTKPHEFEGLAVPEVLLSGHHANIAMWRFTQQVNRTKQRRPDLWQQFTPNPEQARLLKKVNKK from the coding sequence ATGTACTTTTCTGTCATCACCATTTTGCCAGAAATGTTTAGCGCTATTAGTGACTATGGTATTACTGGTAGAGCGGTTCAAAATAAGCAAGTAGTCATCGACTGTATAAATCCACGTGATTTTACGACTGATAATTATCGCCGTATAGATGAGCGCCCCTTTGGTGGCGGTCCCGGTATGGTGATGATGGCTGAGCCTTTGGCAAAAGCCATTAAATTTGCTAAGTCGCAAGCCAGTAAACATGGCTGCCGTACGCAAGCAGAACATTGTCCTGTAGTCTATTTATCCCCGCAAGGTGATAAGTTAGATGAAGAGACAGTGATTTCGTTGCGTGATTATGATGCCATGATCTTACTATGTGGTCGTTATGAAGGCATCGACGAGCGACTTTTGCAGCGTTATGTTGATATGGAAATCTCGATTGGAGATTTTGTATTAACCGGAGGTGAGCTACCTGCGATGGTGCTAATGGACAGTGTGATTCGGCGATTACCCGATGTGATGGGTGATGCAAAATCTGCTGAGCAAGACTCCTTTGTTGAAGGATTGCTTGATTGTCCACACTATACCAAGCCTCATGAATTTGAAGGTTTGGCGGTGCCAGAAGTTTTGTTATCTGGACATCATGCCAATATCGCAATGTGGCGCTTTACACAACAAGTCAATCGCACCAAACAAAGGCGACCTGACTTGTGGCAACAATTTACGCCAAACCCAGAGCAAGCCCGCTTGCTCAAAAAAGTGAACAAAAAGTAA
- the rimM gene encoding ribosome maturation factor RimM (Essential for efficient processing of 16S rRNA) — protein sequence MTTPNADSLMQIGQLKKPYGIKGWLWVFSETEEREAIFSYSPWWMKTATGFKPLTVVNWRKQGSGIVAQFEQIPDRNVAETMNGVSIWIDKGSLPATEEDEYYWSDLVGLSVINKQQECLGRVKELFETGAHPIMKVVPTSDSIDDEPRLIPWHKQTVGEVDLTAGQMIVDWERDF from the coding sequence ATGACAACCCCAAACGCTGACAGTCTTATGCAAATAGGACAGCTAAAAAAACCATACGGCATTAAAGGCTGGTTATGGGTTTTTAGTGAAACTGAGGAGCGAGAAGCTATTTTTAGTTACTCACCTTGGTGGATGAAAACGGCAACAGGCTTTAAGCCTTTGACCGTCGTCAACTGGAGAAAGCAAGGATCTGGTATCGTGGCTCAGTTTGAGCAGATTCCTGATCGTAACGTTGCTGAAACCATGAATGGCGTGAGCATTTGGATTGACAAAGGCAGCTTACCTGCCACTGAAGAAGACGAGTATTACTGGTCCGATTTGGTTGGCCTAAGTGTGATTAACAAGCAACAGGAATGTCTAGGTCGCGTCAAAGAGCTGTTCGAAACCGGTGCCCATCCTATTATGAAGGTAGTACCGACTAGTGACAGTATCGATGATGAGCCACGACTCATTCCTTGGCATAAACAAACGGTCGGCGAAGTCGATTTGACTGCAGGACAGATGATTGTTGATTGGGAACGAGATTTTTAA
- the rpsP gene encoding 30S ribosomal protein S16, protein MVVIRLARGGAKKRPFYQVVVADQRRSRDGRYIENLGFYNPLAKGQEVELRLDMEAYNAWIEKGAQPSDRVKALAKGYKPATEEA, encoded by the coding sequence ATGGTTGTTATTCGTTTAGCACGGGGCGGTGCCAAAAAACGCCCATTCTATCAAGTTGTTGTAGCAGATCAACGTCGTTCACGCGATGGCCGTTACATCGAAAATCTAGGTTTTTATAACCCATTAGCGAAAGGTCAAGAAGTTGAACTTCGCTTAGATATGGAAGCTTATAATGCTTGGATCGAAAAAGGTGCACAGCCTTCAGATCGCGTTAAAGCACTAGCAAAAGGGTACAAGCCTGCAACTGAAGAAGCTTAA
- a CDS encoding ATP-binding protein: MTNSSSRSFLSRLSLKPRSNTWQTTIAVMLMVSISVVVSIWFFWRSLYLPELKNHARYLTTELKLVTATREHWADNEEVSDWILTNNHIVVVDDPNEFPDVSDKAVAEFFTDVIQKEISQQLGRESVVYFKFKPTPQLWVQDTASPEFWIREPVIFYAQYSPSTFAFFILGIPLFTLITILLLVRQLNRPLRKLQQAATNYMRLGTATSLPTKTGTTEIRRVNMAFNRLFTTLSQAQKERTIMLAGISHDLRTPLTRMRLTAEMLPDEFFREGLIYDIEDMDAILEQFISFMKDGSDEAVSLTDLDSIFNEVMVQFAPLEFIYQSEGLRKVAVRPLSIKRLIINLIVNAQRYGKPPIYLTATINPTFNAHENHDQDEESTVSTPGMVRNAKEQLIICVRDCGPGVADDHLERIMQPFERGESARTTQGSGLGLAIVQRITALHHGTVEAINHPEGGLQVCVRIPLLSETLPEESEDEKKQQALPEPVDPTEKETDADIADDTDQELKPLSEDDSFDAEDNSSDVNYEASQAEQHLNEQDDQPKR; the protein is encoded by the coding sequence ATGACTAACTCTTCATCTCGTTCTTTTTTATCTCGGCTCAGTTTAAAACCCAGATCCAACACTTGGCAAACTACCATAGCAGTGATGCTAATGGTCAGTATTAGCGTGGTTGTCTCTATTTGGTTTTTCTGGCGAAGTTTGTATCTACCCGAGTTAAAAAACCACGCGCGTTACTTAACCACTGAGTTAAAACTAGTGACAGCAACCCGCGAACACTGGGCAGACAACGAGGAAGTCAGCGATTGGATTCTCACTAATAACCATATCGTGGTCGTTGATGATCCAAATGAGTTTCCTGATGTTTCAGATAAAGCTGTGGCTGAATTCTTTACCGATGTTATTCAGAAAGAAATCAGTCAGCAGCTCGGTCGCGAGAGTGTGGTCTACTTTAAATTCAAACCAACACCCCAGCTCTGGGTTCAGGATACAGCATCTCCAGAGTTTTGGATACGTGAACCTGTTATATTTTATGCACAATACAGTCCAAGCACCTTCGCTTTCTTCATATTGGGCATCCCATTATTTACATTAATTACCATTTTACTACTGGTACGTCAATTAAATCGACCCCTGCGTAAGCTACAACAAGCCGCGACTAACTACATGCGCCTTGGCACAGCAACCAGCTTGCCAACCAAAACCGGTACCACCGAAATTCGCCGGGTTAACATGGCGTTTAACCGTCTGTTTACCACGTTAAGCCAAGCACAAAAAGAGCGTACCATCATGCTTGCTGGTATTTCACACGATCTGCGCACGCCATTAACCCGCATGCGTTTGACTGCAGAAATGCTACCAGACGAGTTTTTCCGCGAGGGTCTCATTTATGACATCGAAGATATGGATGCCATTTTAGAACAATTTATCTCATTTATGAAGGATGGCTCAGATGAAGCAGTCAGTCTCACTGATCTTGATAGTATCTTTAACGAAGTCATGGTGCAGTTTGCGCCGCTAGAATTCATTTATCAGTCTGAAGGTCTGCGTAAAGTCGCCGTGCGTCCTTTATCGATTAAGCGTTTGATTATTAACCTTATTGTGAACGCTCAGCGCTATGGTAAGCCGCCAATTTATCTGACCGCTACCATTAACCCGACGTTTAATGCTCATGAAAATCACGATCAAGATGAGGAAAGCACCGTCTCTACCCCAGGCATGGTACGTAACGCTAAAGAGCAGCTTATTATCTGTGTGCGTGACTGTGGTCCTGGTGTGGCAGATGACCATCTAGAACGCATTATGCAGCCGTTTGAGCGTGGTGAGTCGGCACGTACTACCCAAGGTAGTGGTCTAGGTCTAGCCATCGTACAGCGCATCACAGCACTGCACCACGGTACCGTTGAAGCCATCAACCATCCTGAGGGCGGACTGCAAGTATGCGTGCGTATTCCACTGTTGTCTGAAACCCTGCCAGAGGAATCAGAGGATGAGAAAAAACAACAAGCGCTTCCAGAACCGGTCGATCCTACAGAAAAAGAGACTGATGCCGATATCGCTGATGACACTGATCAGGAATTAAAGCCATTGAGTGAAGATGATAGCTTTGATGCTGAAGACAATAGCTCAGACGTTAATTATGAGGCTTCACAAGCTGAACAGCATCTGAATGAACAGGACGATCAACCAAAGCGTTAA